Below is a window of Anomaloglossus baeobatrachus isolate aAnoBae1 chromosome 8, aAnoBae1.hap1, whole genome shotgun sequence DNA.
CTTTTATATCTGGCTTTATATGTTCTTTCTCCTATGTTGCTGTGGACATAGTATATACCTGATCCTAGGCTACTGTTCTCTGGAGTCACCTCCATTGATGCGCATGTTCGTGAGATTGCACAGATTCTGCATAGCTCTCCCCATTCTTGGCTCTATTCTCCATGCGCCCCACATCTGTTCTCAGtcgggagctgctggggatggcatcCATATCAGAAGGTGAgcgcggggtggctctgcaggtgtgTGTCTGTGCCGAATTCCAGGCTAAATGAATGTGATTACCGGCAGATTGACTCCGCGCAGATGGGAAACCTCTCCTCTATCCACCTTCCCCTATGCTCTGTCATAACACGCGCTATACAGTAATCACGGAAGACATCACAGGCGAGGAGAGTGCAGATTGTATAAATGAACTGTTGGCTCCTGTTCAACAGCTCCAAGAAGTGCAAGATGTGGAACTGTCACGCAATCCACGCAGCGAGAACGTCCTCCACTAATGGTCAGGATTCAATaacttacattttttttatacTGCGCTCTGACCAATCGCACCCCATGATCTGTAACTACCTCTTCTGCACAATCATCTAGCAGAAAAAAATGACCTGGACCTAATTGTTGGCTGTTTCTTCTACTCTCCTCAGATACATGTTTGATACAATGGAGAGTCGCAAGGTGGTTACACACTAACGGTAGTtgtttagtggtggctgcagacagaatattatcatgtatctctgtatacagggagctccccctagtggtggctgcagacagaatattatcatgtatctctgtatacagggagctccccctagtggtggctgcagacagaatcttatcatgtatctctgtatacagggagctccccctagtggtggctgcagacagaatattatcatgtatctctgtatacagagagctccccctagtggtggctgcagacaggatcttatcatgtatctctgtatacagggagctccttctagtggtggctgcagacagaatcttatcatgtatctctgtatacagggagctccccctagtggtgactgcagacagaatcttatcatgtatctctgtatacagggagctccccctagtggtggctgcagacagaatcttatcatgtatctctgtatacagagagctccccctagtggtggctgcagacagaatcctatcatgtatctctgtatacagggagctccccctagtggtggctgcagacagaatcttatcatgtatctctgtatacagggagctccccctagtggtggctgcaaacagaatcttatcatgtatctctgtatacagggagttccccctagtggtggctgcagacagaatctcatcatgtatctctgtatacagggagctccctctagtggtggctgcagacagaatcttttcatgtatctctgtatacagggagcttcccctagtggtggctgcagacagaatctcatcatgtatctctgtatacagggagctccccctagtggtggctgcagacagaatcttatcatgtatctctgtatacagggagctccccctagtggtgactgcagacagaatcttatcatgtatctctgtatacagggagctccccctagtggtggctgcaaacagaatcttatcatgtatctctgtatacagggagttccccctagtggtggctgcagacagaatcttatcatgtatctctgtatacagggagctccccctagtggtggctgcagacagaatctcatcatgtatctctctatacagggagcttcccctagtggtggctgcagacagaatctcatcatgtatctctgtatacagggagctccccctagtggtggctgcagacagaatcttatcatgtatctttgtatacagggagctccccctagtggtggctgcagacagaatcttatcatgtatctctgtatacagggcgctccccctagtggtggctgcagacacgatcttatcatgtatctctgtatacagggagctccccataattgtgactgcagacaggatcttatcatgtatctctgtatacagggagctccccctaattgtgactgcagacaggatcttatcatgtatctctgtatacagggagctccccctagttgtgactgcaggtagaatcttCTGTATCTCTGTATTTTTATCTTTCATTTTTATTGCTATGAGGTTATACATtataattttctttttttcattcagTGCTCTTAATCAGAAGCATGATGGAGTACAATTCACCGAATTAAAAAATAATTCCATATTTGTATTTTCACCagtattactgtgtgtgtgtgtgtgtatatatatatatatatatatatgtttattatgtttatatatatatatatatatatatatatatatatatatatatatatatatatatatatataattaatgtaTGTGTGTGGGTTTGCGGTATTGCATCCTTTTCAGGATTAAGTGTTAATAAATCTGTCGTGTCACATGAGTAATCCCCGAGCCCCCAAAATCATGGCAAACAGTAACAATCAGCTTATTTTTCCGAATGGTACTAGAATTTCCTGACGATTAGGACTGCCTGGCATACTGGCACATGGTCTGGCATACTGGCACATGGTCTGGCATACTGGCATATGGTCTGGCATACTGGCACATGGTCTGGCATACTGGCATATAGTCTGGCATACTGGCATATGGTCTGGGCATTTTCTAGTGCCGCTTGAAATGTGTGAATGGTCTTGTATATTTATTACAGTCCATTCAGCTCTGACCCACCGCATAGCAAGAACTGTGTCCTGCAGCGCCATCTAGTGGCCACCCCAGAATATCACAGCCCCCTGCCCAGAAGACTCAATAAAACTGAGCGGCTGTGTCACCTCTCCTTGCTGCTCACTCTCCTCAGTCTGCAAGATGTGAAGGGTTACTAAAGAGGAGGCTCCTGAGTAACAGTCAACCTGAGGAGGAGGGAGGGTCAGACAGAGTTATCTCACAGAGGTGAGGAATCTCTCCATGGACTGGAGCTTGGGGGCTCTTTTGGGGACCTGAATGTTGACTCCCCTTCTGCAGCATTGTGTGGGCTGAGCTGCTGGAGACCATTCTAGCCTGGGCACTGCACAGAGGGTGGTGGTCCTCCTGACCAGGGGGTTACTTGCAACATTTTGGACTTTTTTTGATGTGACAAATTCAAGGACCAGAGTTACCTGCATCTGTTGAATGTGACCTCCTGGGACTCATCTATCAATATCTATAAGTGGCTGCAAGTCTGTTTTCTGATTATTACCCAGGGGAGGGGGTCTACATGTCCTGGAGGGAAGGAGGGGCTGGTAGAGACCACCTCTTCACCTCATCTTCAAGGGAGTAAAGCTTGAGGAAAGAGCTCAGAAGATTGCAAGAAGTGGTCCAATCAGTGCATTGGAGAGACCCAGCCTTGGTGGGTCCTGGGGGGCCAGTGGAGATGCTCTCCTTCAAGGGATGATGCAACTTTAAGAAAATTGAGTGGATTTATAGCCGGACCTGAAAATGGAGGGATTGTGCCTAAATGTGGACTGTTCTGAGATTCTCAATGCTTCATGGGTCAACTCCAGCCTGGAGAACCGTAATCACAGCTCCAACAACACCAGGGACCCCCTAAAAAGGAATGAGGAGGTGGCCAAGGTGGAGGTGACTGTGCTGGCCCTCATCCTATTTCTGGCCCTGGCTGGGAACATCTGTGTCCTCCTGGGTATCTACATTAATAGACACAAGCACTCCCGTATGTACTTCTTCATGAAGCACCTGAGTATTGCAGACCTGGTGGTCGCATTGTTCCAGGTGCTCCCCCAGCTCATCTGGGACATCACCTTCAGGTTCTATGCTCCAGACTTTGTGTGCAGGTTGGTCACTTACCTGCAGGTGGTGGGGATGTTCGCTTCTACCTACATGCTCCTGCTCATGTCTCTGGACAGGTGCTTGGCCATTTGTCAACCCTTGAGGTCTCTGCACAGGAGATCAGACTGTGTCTATGTCCTcttcacctggatcctcagctttCTTCTAAGCACCCCTCAAACCATCATCTTCTCCCTCACAGATGTGGGCAATGGGGTCTATGACTGCAGGGCTGACTTTATCCAGCCATGGGGACCCAAGGCTTATATCACATGGATAACCCTGGCTGTGTACATCATCCCAGTGATGATCCTCAGCATCTGCTATGGGCTTATAAGCTACAAGATCTGGCAGAACATTCGCCTGAAGACTGTGTGTGAGAGCAACCTGAGGCTGAGCACCAGCAGAAGAGCCACCCTGTCCAGGGTCAGCAGTGTCCGGCTCAT
It encodes the following:
- the OXTR gene encoding oxytocin receptor, whose product is MEGLCLNVDCSEILNASWVNSSLENRNHSSNNTRDPLKRNEEVAKVEVTVLALILFLALAGNICVLLGIYINRHKHSRMYFFMKHLSIADLVVALFQVLPQLIWDITFRFYAPDFVCRLVTYLQVVGMFASTYMLLLMSLDRCLAICQPLRSLHRRSDCVYVLFTWILSFLLSTPQTIIFSLTDVGNGVYDCRADFIQPWGPKAYITWITLAVYIIPVMILSICYGLISYKIWQNIRLKTVCESNLRLSTSRRATLSRVSSVRLISKAKIRTVKMTFIIVLAYIVCWTPFFFVQMWSVWDPNPPKEASLFIIAMLLGSLNSCCNPWIYMLFTGHLFHDLLQSFLCCSARYLKSRQQGSDLSASRKSNSSTFVLSRKSSSQKSITQPSTA